A stretch of the Bacillus anthracis str. Vollum genome encodes the following:
- a CDS encoding YqzE family protein produces the protein MSTNDYVRFVTQQFVSYMDAPKEDRKQKKEQRRAEKEPFMNKWFGVMPLSATLLYRNVKNKRKKSS, from the coding sequence ATGTCTACTAATGATTATGTTCGCTTTGTGACACAACAGTTTGTGTCGTATATGGATGCTCCAAAAGAAGATCGAAAACAAAAGAAAGAACAACGCCGTGCTGAAAAAGAGCCATTTATGAATAAGTGGTTTGGTGTTATGCCGCTAAGTGCTACTTTGCTTTATCGAAACGTAAAAAATAAAAGAAAAAAATCAAGTTAA
- a CDS encoding YqhG family protein: protein MQQHEIHNYLYNFFEANNCEILERSPHLLDVQLTIEMDKLLMNRPFYWHYLEKTGGVPNPMRLTLITDPENEENDGELIHYGSPRLHQIFQTTKELGSYIRLYEDVRHNGATHTPLHPWLGINIKVSYQCDRKKDILHSIGIHLISGTMMANFHDTLTKIKLTPKIPDFCFTLSPIIKPQSGLQRIEDALKNIIAEDDHTWAKEARVRWNHDLDLLNRFYEESDELPESYEIEKQALQEQYEPRITVQIINGGLFYVTANHFLS from the coding sequence ATGCAGCAACATGAAATTCATAATTACTTATACAATTTTTTTGAGGCGAATAACTGTGAAATTTTAGAGCGTTCCCCTCACTTATTAGACGTACAATTAACAATTGAGATGGATAAATTATTAATGAACCGTCCTTTTTATTGGCACTATCTTGAGAAAACAGGAGGCGTACCGAATCCGATGCGCCTTACTCTTATTACAGATCCAGAAAATGAAGAAAATGATGGCGAGCTTATTCACTACGGTTCACCGCGTCTACATCAAATTTTCCAGACAACAAAAGAACTAGGATCTTACATACGTTTATATGAGGACGTACGGCATAATGGAGCAACACATACCCCACTCCACCCGTGGCTCGGTATAAATATAAAAGTTTCCTACCAATGTGATCGAAAAAAAGATATTCTTCACTCCATTGGTATTCATCTCATTTCTGGAACAATGATGGCAAACTTTCATGACACATTAACTAAAATTAAGCTTACACCAAAAATACCTGACTTTTGTTTTACGCTCTCACCTATCATTAAACCTCAAAGTGGTTTACAACGTATAGAGGATGCTTTAAAAAATATAATTGCAGAAGATGACCATACGTGGGCGAAAGAAGCAAGAGTACGCTGGAATCACGATTTAGATCTTTTAAATCGTTTTTATGAAGAAAGTGATGAACTTCCCGAAAGCTATGAAATTGAAAAGCAAGCACTGCAAGAACAATATGAACCCCGTATTACAGTGCAAATTATTAATGGTGGACTCTTTTATGTTACCGCGAATCATTTTCTATCTTAA
- the gcvPB gene encoding aminomethyl-transferring glycine dehydrogenase subunit 2, with protein sequence MKNQDQALIFEVSKEGRIGYSLPKLDVEEVKLEDVFESDYIRVEDAELPEVSELDIMRHYTALSNRNHGVDSGFYPLGSCTMKYNPKINESVARFAGFANIHPLQDEKTVQGAMELMYDLQEHLIEITGMDTVTLQPAAGAHGEWTGLMLIRAYHEANGDFNRTKVIVPDSAHGTNPASATVAGFETITVKSNEHGLVDLEDLKRVVNEETAALMLTNPNTLGLFEENILEMAEIVHNAGGKLYYDGANLNAVLSQARPGDMGFDVVHLNLHKTFTGPHGGGGPGSGPVGVKADLIPYLPKPILEKTENGYHFNYDRPEAIGRVKPFYGNFGINVRAYTYIRSMGPDGLRAVTEYAVLNANYMMRRLAPFYDLPFDRHCKHEFVLSGRRQKKLGVRTLDIAKRLLDFGYHPPTIYFPLNVEECIMIEPTETESKETLDGFIDKMIQIAKEVEENPEVVQEAPHTTVIKRLDETMAARKPVLRYAKPAPVQV encoded by the coding sequence ATGAAGAACCAAGACCAAGCACTTATCTTTGAAGTGAGTAAAGAAGGACGCATAGGATATAGCTTACCAAAATTAGATGTAGAAGAAGTGAAACTAGAAGATGTGTTTGAGAGCGATTATATTCGAGTAGAAGATGCAGAGCTACCAGAAGTATCTGAACTTGATATTATGCGCCACTATACAGCACTTTCAAACCGTAACCACGGCGTTGATTCTGGGTTCTATCCACTTGGATCTTGTACGATGAAATATAATCCGAAAATTAATGAGAGTGTAGCTCGTTTCGCAGGATTTGCAAATATTCATCCGTTGCAAGACGAGAAGACAGTACAAGGTGCAATGGAATTAATGTACGATTTACAAGAGCATTTAATTGAAATTACAGGTATGGATACTGTTACATTACAACCAGCAGCTGGTGCACACGGAGAATGGACAGGCTTAATGTTAATTCGTGCATACCATGAAGCAAATGGTGACTTTAACCGTACGAAAGTAATTGTTCCTGACTCTGCTCACGGAACGAATCCAGCATCTGCAACTGTAGCTGGTTTTGAAACAATTACAGTAAAATCAAATGAACATGGTCTTGTTGACTTAGAAGATTTAAAACGTGTTGTAAATGAAGAAACAGCAGCACTTATGTTAACAAATCCTAATACATTAGGTTTATTTGAAGAAAACATTTTAGAAATGGCAGAAATCGTCCATAATGCAGGCGGTAAATTATACTATGATGGTGCAAACTTAAATGCAGTATTAAGCCAAGCGCGCCCAGGAGATATGGGATTTGACGTTGTGCATTTAAACCTTCATAAAACATTTACAGGTCCTCACGGCGGCGGTGGCCCAGGTTCTGGTCCAGTAGGTGTGAAAGCTGATTTAATTCCGTACTTACCAAAACCAATTTTAGAGAAAACGGAAAATGGCTATCACTTTAACTATGATCGTCCAGAAGCAATTGGGCGCGTAAAACCATTCTATGGTAACTTCGGAATTAATGTTCGTGCATACACATACATTCGTTCTATGGGTCCAGATGGCTTGCGTGCAGTAACGGAGTATGCGGTATTAAATGCGAACTATATGATGAGAAGATTAGCACCATTCTATGATCTTCCATTCGATAGACATTGTAAGCATGAGTTTGTATTATCAGGTCGTCGTCAAAAGAAACTTGGTGTACGTACATTAGATATCGCAAAACGCCTGCTTGATTTCGGTTACCATCCACCAACGATTTACTTCCCGTTAAATGTGGAAGAATGTATTATGATTGAGCCGACAGAAACAGAATCAAAAGAAACTTTAGACGGTTTCATTGATAAGATGATTCAAATCGCTAAAGAAGTAGAAGAAAATCCAGAAGTTGTACAAGAAGCACCGCATACAACAGTCATTAAACGTTTAGATGAAACGATGGCTGCACGTAAACCAGTTTTACGTTATGCAAAGCCAGCTCCTGTACAAGTTTGA
- a CDS encoding DEAD/DEAH box helicase, which translates to MNVDISIDRTWQNNFLNRIDEDGPWTNWDLYHLAYETEKSLLVPTFDGLQAPKHLSHFTPLPHQLEVAQNVIEQMNGKAILADEVGLGKTIEAGLILKEYMVRGLVKKVLILVPASLVSQWAYELNTKFFIPAVAQKKSYSWEQADVIVSSIDTAKRSPHRDIVLNLEYDLIIIDEAHKLKNNKTKNYEFAQRLKKKFCLLLTATPVQNKIDEIFNLVSLLKPGHLGNQSNFEEYYASKNRSAESDEDLKALINKVMVRNRRHNTGIDWPKRHVRTIFVEFNEEEQDLYNNIENWRGQDAFTSAFSSLTLKREACSSREAVYYSLKKHVEKRQKENEHYVKDPHIDILMDKINHIPFNSKANKALELIKEIDDKVVIFTEYRASQMYLQWFLQQHGISSVPFRGGFKRGKKDWMKELFQNHAQVLIATEAGGEGINLQFCSHMINYDLPWNPMRLEQRIGRIHRLGQKNDVHIYNLATKHTVEEHILKLLYEKINLFERVIGELDEILTRINMKNIDAHIQEIFAQSKSEGEIRIKMENLTSIIDFAKRNEAEVQGYAAT; encoded by the coding sequence ATGAATGTCGATATTTCCATAGATCGAACGTGGCAAAACAATTTTTTAAATAGAATTGACGAAGATGGCCCTTGGACAAACTGGGATTTATATCATTTAGCTTATGAAACAGAGAAATCGTTACTTGTTCCTACTTTTGATGGATTACAAGCACCGAAACATTTATCCCATTTCACACCGCTTCCTCATCAATTAGAAGTCGCTCAAAATGTTATTGAACAAATGAATGGTAAAGCGATTCTAGCGGATGAAGTGGGACTTGGAAAAACGATTGAAGCTGGACTTATTTTAAAAGAATATATGGTCCGCGGCCTTGTGAAAAAAGTACTTATACTCGTCCCAGCCTCTCTCGTATCACAATGGGCATACGAATTAAATACAAAGTTTTTCATTCCAGCTGTAGCCCAAAAGAAAAGCTACTCGTGGGAACAAGCCGATGTGATTGTATCATCGATTGATACTGCAAAACGTTCACCACATCGTGATATCGTTTTGAATTTAGAATATGACCTTATTATTATCGATGAAGCACATAAACTTAAAAATAATAAAACAAAAAACTATGAATTTGCACAGCGATTAAAAAAGAAATTTTGTTTATTATTAACCGCTACTCCTGTTCAAAATAAGATTGATGAAATTTTTAACCTCGTTTCTTTATTAAAACCAGGACATTTAGGCAATCAGTCCAACTTTGAAGAATATTACGCTTCAAAAAATCGTTCAGCTGAATCAGATGAAGATTTAAAAGCTCTTATTAACAAAGTGATGGTCCGAAATCGACGTCACAATACCGGAATTGATTGGCCCAAGAGACATGTACGTACAATTTTTGTTGAGTTTAATGAAGAAGAGCAAGATTTGTATAATAATATTGAAAATTGGCGAGGACAAGATGCCTTCACATCCGCTTTCTCATCCTTAACTTTAAAACGAGAAGCGTGCAGTAGTCGTGAGGCTGTTTACTATTCATTAAAAAAACATGTAGAAAAACGACAGAAGGAAAATGAGCATTACGTAAAAGATCCGCATATCGATATACTAATGGACAAAATTAATCATATTCCTTTTAACTCAAAAGCAAATAAAGCTCTAGAGCTTATAAAAGAAATTGACGATAAAGTCGTCATCTTCACAGAATACCGAGCGTCACAAATGTACTTACAATGGTTTTTACAACAACATGGTATTTCTTCCGTCCCATTCCGCGGCGGATTTAAACGCGGGAAGAAAGATTGGATGAAGGAACTTTTCCAAAATCATGCTCAAGTGCTAATCGCAACGGAAGCTGGTGGTGAAGGAATTAACTTACAGTTTTGCAGCCATATGATCAATTATGATTTACCATGGAATCCAATGCGTCTGGAACAAAGAATCGGACGTATTCACCGTCTTGGTCAAAAGAATGATGTTCATATTTATAACTTAGCTACAAAACACACAGTTGAAGAACATATTTTGAAACTGTTATATGAAAAAATCAATTTATTTGAGCGTGTGATCGGTGAGCTGGATGAAATTTTAACGAGAATTAATATGAAAAATATCGATGCACACATTCAAGAAATATTTGCGCAATCAAAAAGCGAAGGAGAAATCCGAATTAAGATGGAAAACTTAACATCTATTATCGACTTTGCGAAACGAAACGAAGCTGAGGTGCAAGGCTATGCAGCAACATGA
- the gcvT gene encoding glycine cleavage system aminomethyltransferase GcvT, giving the protein MITLQRTPLFDVYAKYGGKTIDFGGWELPVQFSSIKEEHEAVRTAAGLFDVSHMGEVEVKGVDSLAFLQRVVTNDVSTLKVGGAQYTAMCYENGGTVDDLLIYKRGEEDYLLVINASNIEKDYEWLASHVIGDATVVNVSSEVAQLAIQGPKAEGILQKVVSEDLKEIKFFKFKNDILVDGIPALVSRTGYTGEDGFEIYCKSEDAAKLWEKLLEVGAEEGLKACGLGARDTLRFEATLPLYGQELSKDITPIEAGIGFAVKTNKEADFFGKATLKEQKENGAPRKLVGIEVIERGIPRTHYPVFIGEEKIGEVTSGTQSPTLKKSIGLALIDVKYAAVDTEVEIEIRNKRVKAVVVPTPFYKRSK; this is encoded by the coding sequence ATGATTACATTACAACGTACACCGTTATTTGATGTATACGCGAAGTATGGTGGGAAAACAATCGACTTCGGTGGTTGGGAGTTACCAGTTCAATTTTCAAGCATTAAAGAAGAACATGAAGCTGTACGTACAGCGGCGGGTTTGTTCGATGTGTCTCATATGGGAGAAGTTGAGGTAAAAGGTGTAGATAGTTTAGCATTTTTACAACGTGTTGTTACAAATGACGTATCTACCTTAAAGGTAGGAGGCGCACAATATACAGCAATGTGCTACGAAAATGGTGGTACAGTAGATGATTTATTAATCTACAAACGTGGTGAAGAAGACTATTTATTAGTTATCAACGCATCAAATATCGAGAAAGATTACGAATGGTTAGCTAGCCATGTAATTGGCGATGCGACAGTAGTCAATGTTTCTAGCGAAGTTGCACAGCTTGCAATTCAAGGACCAAAAGCAGAAGGCATTTTACAAAAAGTTGTGTCAGAAGATTTAAAAGAAATTAAGTTCTTTAAATTTAAAAACGATATTCTTGTAGATGGAATTCCAGCACTTGTATCTCGTACAGGTTACACAGGTGAAGATGGATTTGAAATTTACTGTAAGAGTGAAGATGCAGCAAAACTTTGGGAGAAACTTCTTGAAGTTGGAGCAGAAGAAGGCTTAAAAGCATGTGGTTTAGGTGCTCGTGATACACTTCGCTTCGAAGCAACATTACCACTTTATGGTCAAGAATTATCAAAAGATATTACACCGATTGAAGCTGGAATTGGCTTTGCGGTAAAAACAAATAAAGAAGCAGACTTCTTTGGAAAAGCAACGTTAAAAGAGCAAAAAGAAAACGGTGCGCCTCGCAAATTAGTCGGCATCGAAGTAATTGAACGTGGAATTCCTCGTACGCATTACCCTGTATTTATTGGAGAAGAAAAGATCGGGGAAGTAACAAGTGGTACACAATCTCCAACGTTAAAGAAAAGCATTGGTTTAGCACTAATTGATGTAAAATACGCAGCAGTTGATACAGAAGTAGAAATTGAAATTCGTAATAAACGCGTCAAAGCAGTAGTTGTTCCAACACCATTTTATAAACGTTCAAAGTAA
- a CDS encoding VC0807 family protein translates to MNQNKKAILDLVFYLVIPFLIWKFAKPYIDPYYAMLLSSVPGIIYTLYTFKKEKQFNVTGFFILITLISNTTVDLLSGSAERMLWNDAYYHIVLGIIVICTIFIKKPLMLYFAADIAALQGHDRDKSRELYRDSRIYPALQYLTLFFGLQFILKSFLKIYFISVFGVDGYGEMRAIMTAVGWGISICIGIGFVWVNNKIHAVKEEKESIQ, encoded by the coding sequence ATGAATCAAAATAAAAAAGCTATATTAGATCTTGTCTTTTATCTCGTAATTCCATTCCTCATTTGGAAATTTGCAAAACCTTATATCGATCCTTATTACGCGATGTTACTTTCCTCTGTTCCGGGGATTATTTATACACTGTATACCTTTAAAAAAGAAAAACAGTTTAACGTAACAGGGTTCTTTATTTTAATTACACTCATTTCTAATACGACAGTAGATTTATTATCTGGATCAGCTGAACGAATGTTGTGGAACGATGCATATTATCACATCGTACTCGGCATTATCGTTATATGTACAATTTTTATAAAAAAACCACTTATGTTATATTTCGCAGCAGATATTGCAGCACTGCAAGGGCATGACCGTGATAAAAGTCGTGAACTGTATCGTGATAGTCGTATCTATCCAGCACTACAATATTTAACACTATTTTTCGGGCTTCAATTCATATTAAAAAGCTTCTTAAAAATTTATTTCATCTCTGTTTTCGGTGTAGATGGCTATGGTGAAATGAGAGCAATTATGACCGCTGTTGGGTGGGGCATTTCCATTTGTATCGGAATAGGATTTGTCTGGGTCAACAATAAAATACATGCCGTTAAAGAAGAGAAAGAGTCCATACAATAA
- the gcvPA gene encoding aminomethyl-transferring glycine dehydrogenase subunit 1 has protein sequence MLHRYLPMTEEDKKEMLQTIGVQTIDELFSDIPESVRFKGDLKIKEAKSEPELLKELSQMASKNANLKEYASFLGAGVYDHYAPVIVDHVISRSEFYTAYTPYQPEISQGELQAIFEFQTMICELTGMDVANSSMYDGGTALAEAAMLAAGHTRKKKILVSSAVHPESRAVLETYAKGQHLEVVEINHKDGVTDLDVLQSEVDDTVACVIVQYPNFFGQVEKLADIEKIVHQQKSLFIVSSNPLSLGALTPPGKFGADIVIGDAQPFGIPTQFGGPHCGYFATTKAFMRKIPGRLVGQTVDSDGKRGFVLTLQAREQHIRRDKATSNICSNQALNALAASVAMTALGKQGVKEMARQNISKAQYAKRQFEAKGFTVTFAGPFFNEFVVDCKRPVKEVNDALLQKNIIGGYDLGRDYKEHENHMLVAVTELRTKEEIDTLVNEMGAIQ, from the coding sequence ATGTTGCATCGTTATCTTCCAATGACAGAAGAAGACAAAAAAGAAATGTTACAAACGATCGGCGTTCAAACGATCGATGAGTTATTCTCTGATATTCCAGAGAGTGTTCGTTTTAAAGGGGATTTAAAAATTAAAGAAGCAAAATCAGAGCCAGAGCTTTTAAAAGAGTTATCTCAAATGGCTAGTAAAAATGCGAACTTAAAAGAATACGCTTCTTTCTTAGGAGCTGGTGTATACGATCATTACGCTCCAGTAATTGTAGATCATGTTATCTCTCGCTCAGAATTTTATACAGCTTACACGCCATACCAACCAGAAATTTCACAAGGGGAATTACAAGCAATCTTTGAATTCCAAACGATGATTTGTGAATTAACAGGAATGGATGTAGCAAACTCTTCTATGTACGACGGTGGTACAGCTTTAGCTGAAGCGGCAATGCTAGCGGCTGGCCATACTCGTAAAAAGAAAATTCTTGTATCTAGTGCAGTGCACCCAGAATCAAGAGCAGTACTTGAAACATATGCAAAAGGTCAACATCTTGAAGTTGTTGAAATTAATCATAAAGATGGTGTTACAGATTTAGACGTATTACAAAGTGAAGTAGATGATACTGTTGCTTGTGTAATCGTTCAATATCCAAACTTCTTCGGACAAGTTGAAAAATTAGCTGATATTGAAAAAATCGTTCATCAACAAAAATCATTATTTATCGTTTCTTCAAATCCATTATCATTAGGCGCATTAACACCACCAGGAAAATTTGGTGCTGATATTGTAATCGGTGATGCACAGCCATTTGGTATTCCAACGCAGTTTGGTGGACCGCACTGTGGTTACTTTGCAACAACGAAAGCATTTATGCGTAAAATTCCAGGACGTCTTGTTGGACAAACTGTAGATTCAGATGGGAAACGTGGGTTTGTATTAACGTTACAGGCACGTGAACAGCATATCCGCCGTGATAAAGCGACATCTAACATTTGTTCAAACCAAGCGTTAAATGCATTAGCAGCTTCTGTTGCAATGACGGCACTTGGTAAACAAGGTGTGAAAGAAATGGCACGTCAAAACATTTCTAAAGCGCAATACGCAAAACGTCAATTCGAAGCGAAAGGCTTCACTGTAACATTTGCTGGTCCATTCTTCAATGAGTTCGTTGTAGATTGTAAGCGTCCAGTGAAAGAAGTAAACGATGCATTATTACAAAAGAATATTATCGGCGGTTACGATCTAGGCCGTGATTATAAAGAGCATGAGAACCATATGCTTGTAGCAGTAACTGAGCTTCGTACAAAAGAGGAAATTGACACACTTGTAAACGAAATGGGGGCTATCCAATGA